From Hypanus sabinus isolate sHypSab1 chromosome 23, sHypSab1.hap1, whole genome shotgun sequence, a single genomic window includes:
- the socs3b gene encoding suppressor of cytokine signaling 3b: MVTHSKFDGMSRPVDMPAQRLSYRLKTFSSKSEYNLIMNTVRKLKESGFYWSTMNGGEANILLSSEPVGTFLIRDSSDNRHFFTLSVKTESGTKNLRIQCENCSFFLQTDPKSTQTVPKFDCVLKLIHHYMPSKSTDSGNVKRVYFIYSGGDKIPLVLSRPLSSTVSTLQHLCRKTVNGHVEVSGKVQELPMPVRQFLQDYDAPV; the protein is encoded by the coding sequence ATGGTAACACACAGTAAATTTGACGGGATGAGCCGTCCTGTCGACATGCCAGCTCAGAGACTATCGTATCGATTGAAGACCTTCTCATCCAAAAGCGAATATAACCTTATCATGAACACTGTGCGGAAACTCAAGGAGAGCGGCTTCTACTGGAGTACAATGAATGGGGGAGAGGCAAACATCCTCCTCAGCTCGGAACCGGTCGGGACATTTCTAATCAGGGACAGCTCGGACAATAGGCATTTCTTTACCCTCAGCGTTAAGACAGAATCGGGCACCAAAAACCTGAGGATACAGTGTGAAAACTGCTCTTTTTTCCTACAAACGGACCCCAAAAGCACTCAAACAGTTCCTAAGTTTGACTGTGTGTTAAAGCTCATTCACCATTACATGCCTTCAAAGTCTACAGACTCAGGGAATGTGAAAAGGGTCTACTTCATTTATTCGGGAGGCGACAAGATCCCACTGGTTCTCTCCAGGCCACTTTCATCCACTGTTTCAACTCTACAGCACCTCTGTAGGAAAACTGTAAATGGACATGTAGAGGTGTCTGGCAAAGTACAAGAACTGCCAATGCCTGTCAGACAATTTCTACAGGATTATGATGCCCCTGTATAA